One window of the Bos indicus x Bos taurus breed Angus x Brahman F1 hybrid chromosome 8, Bos_hybrid_MaternalHap_v2.0, whole genome shotgun sequence genome contains the following:
- the LOC113896992 gene encoding interferon beta-1-like — translation MTYRCLLQMVLLLCFSTTALSRSYSLLRFQQSQSLKECQKLLGQLPSTPQHCLEARMDFQMPEEMKQAQQFQKEDAILVMYEMLQHIFGILTRDFSSTGWSETIIEDLLEELYGQMNRLQPIQKEIMQKQNTTAGDTIVPHLGKYYFNLMQYLESKEYDRCAWTVVQVQILTNFSFLMRLTGYVRD, via the coding sequence ATGACCTACCGGTGCCTCCTCCAGATGGTTCTCCTGCTGTGTTTCTCCACCACAGCTCTTTCCAGGAGCTACAGCTTGCTTCGATTCCAACAAAGTCAGAGCCTTAAAGAGTGTCAGAAACTCCTGGGGCAGTTACCTTCAACTCCTCAACATTGCCTCGAGGCCAGGATGGACTTCCAGATGCCTGAGGAGATGAAGCAAGCACAGCAGTTCCAGAAGGAAGATGCCATATTGGTCATGTATGAGATGCTCCAGCACATCTTCGGCATTCTCAccagagacttctccagcactggCTGGTCTGAGACCATCATCGAGGACCTCCTTGAGGAACTCTATGGGCAGATGAATCGTCTGCAGCCAATCCAGAAGGAAATAATGCAGAAGCAAAACACCACAGCGGGAGACACGATCGTTCCCCACCTAGGGAAATATTACTTCAACCTCATGCAGTACCTGGAGTCCAAGGAGTACGACAGGTGTGCCTGGACAGTCGTGCAAGTGCAAATACTCACGAACTTTTCTTTCCTGATGAGACTAACAGGTTACGTCCGTGACTGA